A region of Nostoc sp. 'Peltigera membranacea cyanobiont' N6 DNA encodes the following proteins:
- a CDS encoding sulfite exporter TauE/SafE family protein: protein MIDFSWLILVAGGLISGVIAGLLGIGGGIITIPLLVTLGYTPVQAIATSSLAIVITSISGSLQNWWMGYFDFKRVIYLGIPAFLTTGIGVYFANKIPSYIILFTFGIILLANIYLIELRKQLAFKEKENTEPVFNPLVSKIGTGGAAGILAGLFGLGGGTIMVPLQMLLLKEEIKVAIQTSLGVIVITALAACTGHALEGNILFFQGIVLGCGGLLGVQMSTRTLPKLPDSTVNLVLRIFLGTLSIYLFWEAWINYQQIVTNS from the coding sequence ATGATTGATTTTAGTTGGTTGATTTTAGTTGCTGGGGGTCTAATATCTGGAGTTATAGCCGGACTTTTAGGAATAGGTGGCGGTATTATCACGATTCCTCTTTTAGTCACACTTGGTTATACTCCCGTTCAGGCGATCGCTACTAGTAGCCTTGCGATCGTGATTACTTCAATTTCTGGAAGTTTGCAGAATTGGTGGATGGGCTACTTTGACTTTAAACGAGTAATTTATTTAGGAATTCCCGCCTTTTTAACTACTGGAATAGGTGTATATTTCGCTAATAAAATTCCATCCTATATAATACTTTTTACATTTGGCATAATACTACTTGCTAATATCTATTTGATTGAGCTTCGTAAACAACTAGCTTTCAAAGAGAAAGAGAATACAGAGCCAGTATTTAACCCATTAGTTTCTAAAATTGGCACTGGTGGAGCAGCAGGAATTTTAGCAGGTTTATTTGGCTTAGGTGGCGGTACAATTATGGTGCCACTACAAATGTTACTACTAAAAGAAGAAATTAAAGTCGCAATTCAGACTAGTTTAGGTGTGATTGTTATCACTGCCTTAGCTGCCTGTACAGGACACGCTTTAGAGGGAAATATTCTGTTTTTTCAAGGTATAGTTTTGGGATGCGGAGGTCTTTTAGGCGTTCAGATGAGTACTCGTACATTACCAAAACTGCCAGATTCTACTGTGAATTTAGTGCTTCGTATTTTCTTGGGTACACTATCAATATATCTTTTTTGGGAAGCTTGGATAAATTATCAACAAATAGTTACTAATTCGTAA
- a CDS encoding RNA ligase (ATP) produces the protein MSIFKVEVVKINNINPHPNADRLDIACIENMGYQVIIAKGKLHAGDLAFYFPIDSVIPEKFLDEFDIRNYYSKKLRAAKLRGIFSEGLLIPVGNNFMGNVGDDYTEYFGVTKYEYPIPQGMSGELESFIGNYKFPSPENLKRYKNILIEGEEVVVTEKLHGTNFSVLVDADGTTKIGSHNYFWKNSEVNKKLVYIRAYNENEALQKLPPGTQIFGEIYGVQDIKYGLDNGNIGIAIFAVRRGSYFLNYSDFVAFCNEFALPKVPVLYIGAYTWEAVSQFNNANSVVSPNCIMEGVVVQPVIEKTHPEIGRVVLKLISDRYLLRKDGTELH, from the coding sequence ATGAGTATTTTTAAAGTTGAAGTTGTCAAAATCAACAACATTAATCCTCATCCCAATGCTGATAGGCTAGATATTGCCTGTATTGAAAATATGGGATATCAAGTAATTATAGCCAAAGGGAAGCTTCACGCTGGAGATTTGGCTTTTTATTTTCCTATTGATAGTGTTATTCCAGAAAAGTTTTTGGATGAGTTTGATATTCGTAACTACTACTCGAAAAAACTGCGGGCTGCTAAACTTCGCGGAATTTTTTCTGAGGGTTTGCTTATTCCCGTTGGTAATAACTTTATGGGAAATGTCGGAGACGACTACACAGAGTATTTTGGTGTAACAAAGTATGAGTATCCAATTCCTCAAGGGATGAGCGGAGAACTAGAAAGTTTTATTGGAAATTACAAATTCCCCAGTCCAGAAAACCTTAAACGTTACAAAAACATCCTAATTGAAGGTGAAGAAGTTGTTGTAACAGAGAAGTTGCACGGAACTAACTTCTCTGTTTTAGTTGATGCTGATGGCACAACTAAAATTGGCAGCCATAATTACTTCTGGAAAAACAGCGAAGTAAACAAAAAATTAGTTTATATTCGTGCTTACAACGAAAACGAAGCTTTACAGAAACTTCCGCCAGGAACTCAGATTTTTGGCGAAATCTACGGCGTACAAGATATCAAATATGGCTTGGATAATGGCAATATTGGAATTGCTATATTTGCTGTGCGTCGCGGTAGTTATTTTCTCAATTACAGCGATTTTGTGGCTTTTTGCAATGAATTTGCTTTGCCGAAAGTGCCCGTGCTTTATATCGGTGCTTACACTTGGGAAGCGGTGTCTCAGTTCAATAATGCCAATAGTGTAGTTAGTCCCAATTGCATCATGGAAGGCGTTGTTGTGCAACCGGTCATTGAGAAAACGCATCCAGAAATAGGTAGAGTAGTCTTGAAGTTGATTAGCGATCGCTATCTGCTCCGTAAGGATGGAACTGAACTCCATTAG
- a CDS encoding Ig-like domain-containing protein, with protein MTKSKAFIQPLDRIAIALMLLLSVLIGLIILQGDVVTARVRDFTWQNQQIGAEDNSFTLTFSRPMEIKSVENNLKIDPPLAGKFSWAGRRMVYTLLTPAPYGTNYKVQLQGAKDKFAQQEGNNRTIQPFTGSFRTRDRVILYIGTDKEEQGRLVLYNLTQEQKRVLTPKDLIAIDFESFPDGEKILFSARATKNQDLLSAQLYTVTTGVSSKSGQEAQPGGKVDLVLDSKDYENLKFDLSPDGETIVIQRGNKTNPGDFGLWFMPATSDASAEKPTPKRLKSQPGGDFTITPDSKAVAVAQGEGAAILPLQGDATKPLDFLPQFGLVQAFSKDGSQAAMVKFNTDYTRDLFLVTNQGVQKQLLKTTGSIVSCQFDIASPTLYCLLTQLVSKEQYIEQPYVVAIDLKTGQQKPLLVLPPAQRNVQMSLSADGLGLLFDQVVPQTNPPASLPTNTLKTDDGDVIATSSLWLMPLLPIADAATVEIRPEQLPLAGFHPRWLP; from the coding sequence ATGACAAAATCTAAAGCATTTATTCAACCACTAGATCGGATAGCGATCGCACTGATGCTACTGCTGAGTGTGCTGATTGGGTTAATCATATTGCAAGGTGATGTGGTAACTGCTCGTGTGCGGGACTTTACCTGGCAAAATCAACAGATTGGGGCGGAAGATAACTCCTTTACTCTCACCTTCAGCCGCCCAATGGAAATAAAAAGCGTAGAGAATAATTTGAAAATCGATCCACCCCTAGCAGGTAAATTTAGTTGGGCTGGGCGGCGGATGGTTTATACACTGCTAACACCCGCACCTTATGGCACGAATTATAAAGTGCAGTTACAGGGAGCCAAAGATAAGTTTGCCCAGCAAGAAGGTAACAATCGAACGATCCAGCCCTTTACAGGGAGTTTCCGCACCCGCGATCGCGTCATCCTTTACATCGGAACCGATAAAGAAGAACAGGGACGATTAGTTCTATACAACTTAACCCAAGAGCAAAAAAGGGTACTTACCCCCAAAGACTTGATTGCAATAGACTTCGAGTCATTTCCAGATGGGGAGAAAATTTTATTTTCGGCTCGCGCCACCAAAAACCAAGACTTACTTTCAGCTCAACTTTACACAGTCACAACAGGCGTTTCTAGTAAATCTGGACAAGAAGCACAGCCAGGAGGAAAAGTTGACCTAGTTTTAGATAGTAAAGATTATGAAAACCTGAAATTTGACTTATCACCTGATGGGGAAACTATTGTCATCCAGAGGGGAAACAAAACTAATCCCGGCGACTTTGGACTGTGGTTTATGCCAGCAACCAGCGATGCTTCAGCAGAAAAACCCACTCCTAAACGTTTGAAAAGCCAACCGGGAGGAGACTTTACGATCACGCCAGATAGTAAAGCCGTAGCAGTTGCCCAAGGAGAGGGAGCAGCAATTTTACCACTGCAAGGTGATGCCACTAAACCCCTAGATTTTCTGCCCCAGTTTGGTTTGGTACAGGCTTTCTCTAAAGATGGCTCTCAGGCAGCGATGGTAAAGTTTAATACAGATTACACGCGAGATTTGTTTTTAGTGACAAACCAAGGTGTGCAGAAACAACTATTAAAAACAACAGGCTCAATTGTCAGTTGCCAATTTGACATCGCCTCACCTACCCTCTACTGCTTGCTGACACAGCTAGTATCCAAAGAACAATACATAGAACAGCCTTATGTGGTGGCAATCGATCTAAAAACCGGGCAACAGAAACCCCTCCTAGTACTGCCTCCCGCTCAACGAAATGTGCAAATGAGTTTATCTGCTGATGGTTTAGGTTTGTTATTTGACCAAGTAGTACCGCAGACAAACCCCCCAGCATCATTACCCACAAACACTTTGAAAACTGATGATGGAGATGTTATTGCTACCAGCAGCCTGTGGTTAATGCCTTTGTTACCCATTGCTGATGCTGCAACTGTTGAAATTAGACCAGAACAACTCCCCTTAGCCGGATTTCATCCCCGTTGGCTACCTTGA
- a CDS encoding TIGR03943 family putative permease subunit encodes MTNKNPKSKIQNLLLPWLDALAITAWGILMLRYWLTNKLNLLIHPNYIWFVVVTGISLIVIGFFKMQELWLRRRRDVMANAQHISLFPPGWGSALLLIAAILGFIFTPQVFASDKALQRGVTADLLGTTRVKPQAFRATVSPEERSLVDWVRTVNVYPEPDTYTGQKVKVQGFVIHPSDIGKEYLFLARFVLTCCAADAYPVGLPVKLPKNQEPYSPDTWLEVEGQMVTENLAGKRQLTIAATSLKKIPQPQNPYSY; translated from the coding sequence ATGACCAATAAAAATCCCAAATCTAAAATTCAAAATCTGTTACTCCCTTGGCTAGATGCCCTAGCAATTACAGCTTGGGGCATTTTGATGTTGAGATATTGGCTAACTAACAAGCTGAACCTGTTAATTCACCCAAATTACATTTGGTTCGTGGTTGTGACTGGTATTAGCTTGATTGTTATTGGTTTCTTCAAGATGCAAGAACTTTGGTTGCGTCGTCGCCGTGATGTGATGGCAAACGCGCAACACATTAGTTTATTTCCTCCTGGTTGGGGTAGTGCTTTATTGTTGATTGCAGCGATTCTAGGTTTCATCTTTACACCACAAGTTTTTGCTAGTGATAAAGCACTCCAACGAGGTGTAACGGCAGATTTATTGGGAACTACACGCGTCAAACCCCAAGCTTTTCGGGCCACTGTTAGTCCAGAGGAGCGATCGCTTGTAGACTGGGTACGCACTGTCAATGTCTATCCAGAGCCAGATACATATACAGGTCAAAAAGTCAAAGTGCAAGGATTTGTCATCCACCCATCAGATATCGGAAAAGAATATTTGTTCTTAGCCCGATTTGTCTTAACTTGCTGTGCAGCAGATGCTTATCCTGTAGGCTTACCCGTCAAACTCCCAAAAAATCAAGAGCCTTATTCCCCTGACACCTGGCTGGAAGTAGAAGGACAAATGGTGACAGAAAATTTGGCAGGTAAACGCCAACTTACCATTGCCGCTACCTCTCTCAAAAAGATTCCTCAACCGCAGAATCCATATAGTTATTAG
- a CDS encoding permease, which translates to MNQLNNGFTIFLSLLVEAMPFLLLGVLFSSLLLFFVDERKLVEKMPKNPLLGALVGSMIGFLFPVCECGNVPVARRFLIQGVPTPVAIGFLLAAPTINPVVIWSTWTAFRDQPEIVVLRVVFSLVIATIIGFAFSFQKDLNPIVQPAIARYMKFNPPAQPETKPRGKRYQIQQQEAIPNILQSGTYILGGKAGIPLRIDANLAQATTPISDTNKPLADKLRLVVDNSIQEFRELGGVMILGSAIAAAIQVLAPRETILTLGAGPISSIVVMLILAVVVSICSTVDSFFALSFASTFSSGSLLAFLVFGPMIDIKSVGLMLSIFKPKTVFYLFALAAQLTFVLTLFLNLHVL; encoded by the coding sequence ATGAATCAACTGAACAATGGTTTTACGATATTTCTAAGTCTGCTAGTCGAGGCGATGCCTTTTTTGCTTCTTGGGGTTTTATTCTCCAGTTTGCTGCTATTTTTTGTTGATGAGCGCAAATTAGTAGAAAAAATGCCCAAAAATCCTCTGCTGGGTGCTTTAGTTGGCAGTATGATCGGCTTTTTATTTCCGGTGTGTGAGTGCGGGAATGTACCGGTAGCGCGGCGGTTCCTGATTCAGGGAGTACCCACACCAGTTGCCATTGGCTTTTTGCTAGCAGCACCAACAATTAACCCAGTTGTAATTTGGTCAACTTGGACAGCATTTCGAGATCAGCCAGAAATAGTAGTCTTACGAGTCGTATTTTCCCTAGTAATTGCTACAATTATTGGTTTTGCTTTCAGTTTTCAAAAGGACTTAAATCCCATAGTCCAACCTGCGATCGCTCGCTATATGAAGTTTAATCCACCCGCACAGCCTGAAACCAAACCCCGTGGTAAACGTTACCAAATACAACAGCAAGAAGCGATACCAAATATCTTGCAATCTGGGACTTATATCTTAGGAGGAAAAGCAGGTATACCTCTGCGGATAGATGCTAATTTAGCACAAGCAACTACCCCAATTTCTGATACTAATAAACCCCTTGCAGATAAGTTGCGCCTAGTGGTAGATAATAGCATCCAAGAATTCCGCGAATTGGGCGGAGTAATGATTTTAGGAAGTGCGATCGCTGCGGCAATTCAAGTGCTAGCCCCCCGTGAAACGATCCTAACTCTGGGGGCTGGGCCGATTAGTTCGATTGTGGTCATGCTGATATTAGCAGTAGTGGTGTCAATTTGTTCTACAGTCGATTCTTTCTTTGCCCTGTCTTTTGCCTCAACCTTTAGTAGTGGTTCATTGTTGGCATTCCTAGTATTTGGGCCAATGATTGACATCAAAAGTGTTGGTTTGATGTTATCTATTTTTAAGCCCAAAACAGTCTTTTACTTATTTGCTTTAGCAGCACAATTAACATTTGTATTAACTCTCTTCCTCAACTTGCACGTCCTTTAA
- a CDS encoding WD40 repeat domain-containing protein, which yields MAAVALPVITWEGFYIHQAHAAVEVIPNSQTTNSFANAQLLYTLRGHNGTVKSLAFSPDSRILVSGGAENEGVIRLWNPANGKKLADINKAHKAAVESLVISPDGQTLASCSDDNTINLWNLKSLKFSRSFVGHTSNVLSLAVSPDSKVLISGALDGIRLWDLLQQRPLGTLVSFDNLIYTLAISPDGQTLASGDNKGVIKLWNLSTGKLISEFVAHSNSVSAVIFTPDGETLVSASRDRTVKLWNISTGALVRTLTGHNNWVNAIAINPDGQTLASAGKDGIKLWDLTTGELINTLSGHTDWVSAIAFSPNGKILASGGFDRQILIWGTPQKRN from the coding sequence ATGGCAGCTGTCGCCCTTCCAGTGATTACTTGGGAAGGGTTTTACATTCATCAAGCTCATGCTGCCGTTGAAGTAATACCAAATTCCCAAACTACCAACAGCTTTGCTAATGCCCAACTACTTTACACACTCAGAGGACATAACGGAACCGTTAAATCCCTGGCTTTCAGTCCAGATAGCAGAATTCTTGTGAGTGGAGGTGCAGAAAATGAGGGTGTTATTCGCCTGTGGAATCCAGCAAACGGCAAGAAGTTGGCAGATATTAACAAAGCACACAAAGCAGCCGTAGAGTCTTTAGTGATTTCACCAGATGGGCAAACCCTCGCTAGTTGTAGTGATGACAACACGATTAATCTCTGGAACCTGAAAAGTCTTAAATTTAGCCGCTCTTTTGTCGGACATACCAGTAACGTATTATCTTTAGCGGTGTCTCCTGATAGTAAAGTTCTCATCAGTGGAGCTTTGGATGGGATTCGTCTATGGGATTTACTACAGCAGCGCCCTCTAGGGACTCTAGTCAGCTTCGATAATCTGATTTATACCCTAGCCATTAGCCCTGATGGACAGACTTTAGCTAGTGGTGATAATAAAGGTGTAATCAAGCTGTGGAATTTGAGTACTGGTAAATTAATCAGTGAATTTGTAGCTCATTCTAATTCTGTTAGCGCGGTAATTTTTACACCAGATGGAGAAACATTAGTTAGTGCAAGCCGCGATCGCACAGTCAAACTGTGGAATATTAGTACTGGAGCATTAGTCCGCACCCTCACAGGACATAATAACTGGGTAAATGCGATCGCGATTAACCCCGATGGACAAACCCTTGCGAGTGCCGGCAAAGATGGGATTAAATTGTGGGATTTAACTACAGGTGAGCTAATAAATACACTGAGTGGACATACAGACTGGGTAAGTGCGATCGCTTTTAGTCCAAATGGTAAAATTCTTGCCAGTGGTGGATTCGATCGACAAATCTTGATTTGGGGAACTCCACAAAAACGTAATTAA